A single window of Podarcis raffonei isolate rPodRaf1 chromosome 9, rPodRaf1.pri, whole genome shotgun sequence DNA harbors:
- the MPI gene encoding mannose-6-phosphate isomerase: MAELRVFPLACAVQNYSWGKLGQDSEVASLLASSDPMIHIEVGKPYAELWMGTHPKGDAVILDNRIPQKTLRQWIADNPDCLGTKVKEVFQGQLPFLFKVLSVNSALSIQAHPTKELAEKLHAQYPEHYPDANHKPEMAIALTPFEGMCGFRPVEEIVSFLQNVPEFRALIGNVAAEQLERSVGEDPRGVSAALRICFTRMMKSEKKVFVDQLNMLVKRISQEADAGKDTSASCGELLLRLHSQYPGDIGCFAIYFLNLMKLQPGECMFLGANEPHAYIYGDCIECMACSDNTVRAGLTPKFIDVLTLCEMLNYTPAPGSSKLLSPVQSRLDPCVYLYDPPVPDFSVMRIEIPSSIKLYLISAIDSASILLVVQGTAVGTSTAAASEMAVRRGSVLFISANESVSLHLSAPDGMLLFRACCLV; the protein is encoded by the exons ATGGCGGAGCTGCGAG TGTTCCCCTTGGCCTGCGCCGTGCAGAACTACTCTTGGGGCAAACTGGGCCAGGACAGTGAAGTGGCCAGCCTCCTGGCAAGCAGTGATCCAATGATCCACATCGAAGTGGGCAAGCCCTACGCGGAG CTCTGGATGGGCACTCACCCCAAAGGAGACGCCGTGATTCTAGATAACCGCATTCCCCAGAAGACCTTGCGGCAATGGATCGCGGACAACCCCGACTGCCTGGGCACCAAGGTCAAGGAGGTCTTCCAAGGCCAGCTGCCCTTCTTGTTCAAAGTGCTGTCTGTTAACTCAGCCTTGTCCATCCAGGCTCACCCCACCAAG gaGCTGGCAGAGAAGCTTCATGCCCAGTATCCAGAGCACTACCCAGATGCCAACCACAAGCCGGAGATGGCCATCGCCCTGACGCCCTTCGAGGGCATGTGTGGCTTCCGGCCTGTTGAGGAGATTGTGTCTTTTCTCCAGA ACGTTCCTGAATTCCGGGCCCTGATTGGGAATGTGGCGGCGGAGCAGCTGGAACGCAGCGTGGGCGAAGACCCCCGGGGTGTCTCTGCCGCACTGCGCATCTGCTTCACCCGGATGATGAAGAGCGAGAAGAAGGTCTTTGTGGACCAGCTTAACATGCTGGTGAAGCGGATTTCTCAGGAAG CAGATGCAGGGAAAGATACTTCGGCCAGCTGTGGGGagctcctcctccgcctccacTCCCAGTACCCCGGAGACATTGGCTGCTTTGCCATCTACTTCTTGAACCTGATGAAGCTGCAGCCCGGGGAGTGCATGTTCCTGGGTGCCAATGAACCCCACGCCTACATCTACGGAG ATTGCATCGAGTGCATGGCCTGCTCTGACAACACGGTGCGTGCTGGCCTGACGCCCAAGTTCATTGACGTCCTCACGCTGTGCGAAATGCTCAACTACACGCCGGCCCCTGGCAGCTCCAAGCTCTTGAGCCCCGTCCAGAGCCGCCTGGACCCTTGTGTCTACCTCTACGACCCACCTGTCCCAGACTTCTCTGTCATGAGGATAGAG ATTCCTTCCTCCATCAAGCTGTACCTCATTTCGGCCATCGACTCAGCCAGCATCCTGTTGGTGGTACAAGGAACTGCTGTCGGGACCTCCACTGCGGCCGCTTCAGAAATGGCTGTCCGCCGTGGCTCTGTGCTCTTCATCTCCGCCAACGAGAGTGTCTCCTTGCACCTGTCTGCACCTGATGGGATGCTGCTCTTCCGAGCCTGCTGTCTTGTATAA